A stretch of the Sphingobacterium thalpophilum genome encodes the following:
- a CDS encoding Crp/Fnr family transcriptional regulator, which yields MKQALFEQITKFIKITEQEKTLIDSLFYFKSWDKGEYFLAQGTVCKEIGFLIKGLVVYFIEEKESHAYNFGKEGDFVCNYESFLTKTPSSKSIKCVENIEMLCISYDRLQQLYDKIGQGEKMGRIISEQLFLEAIADITSFYVDTPEQRYLKFLECYPDLNQRIPQYLIASYIKVKPQSLSRIRKRMLKK from the coding sequence ATGAAACAGGCACTCTTTGAACAAATAACAAAATTTATTAAAATTACTGAGCAGGAAAAAACACTGATAGACTCGTTATTCTATTTCAAAAGTTGGGACAAGGGAGAATACTTCTTAGCACAAGGAACTGTCTGTAAGGAAATCGGCTTTTTAATTAAAGGCTTAGTCGTCTACTTTATAGAGGAAAAAGAGTCTCATGCCTATAATTTTGGTAAGGAGGGTGACTTTGTCTGTAATTATGAGAGCTTTCTAACGAAAACACCATCTTCCAAATCCATTAAATGTGTTGAAAACATAGAAATGCTGTGTATTAGCTATGATAGACTACAACAGCTGTATGACAAAATTGGACAAGGTGAAAAAATGGGAAGAATCATTTCAGAGCAATTGTTTCTAGAGGCAATTGCGGATATAACTTCATTCTACGTCGATACCCCCGAACAAAGATATCTGAAATTTTTGGAATGCTACCCGGATTTAAATCAACGGATTCCCCAATACTTAATCGCTTCTTATATTAAAGTAAAACCTCAGTCTTTAAGCCGGATACGTAAAAGAATGCTAAAAAAATGA
- a CDS encoding HlyD family secretion protein yields the protein MNKNKTDKIVVNLTKCFGIVLLVGIIIWAATYLLKGYHYEQTNDAQVDAYLSPINAKVGGYISKIYYKDNQLVKKGDTLVVIELDEYGLKKDAAAAELMSAQAKLPVLAANEETQLKSIEVIKAQLAGAKARLNQQQKEFDRYKNLLNDGSTTQQKFDNISASLAIAQSDYDQAKASLQVAESKLNDYSTQRNAIQAEIKIKETLLARQELDIRYTVITAPFDGQIGKKTIQEGQLIQPGQTLAFLVNKAEEKWVVANYKETQVGNFRIGQAVSIEVDAFPNEKFAGAIESLSPTTGSRYSLLPPDNATGNFVKIIQRIPVRIKLTDTPEKLAKLSAGMNANVYVLKDE from the coding sequence ATGAACAAAAATAAAACAGATAAAATTGTGGTAAACCTAACCAAATGCTTTGGTATCGTATTACTCGTAGGAATCATAATCTGGGCAGCTACTTATCTCTTGAAAGGGTATCACTATGAACAGACCAATGACGCTCAGGTAGATGCCTACTTGTCGCCCATAAACGCAAAAGTAGGTGGCTATATCAGCAAAATATATTACAAGGATAATCAGCTTGTTAAGAAGGGGGATACGCTAGTGGTAATCGAACTGGACGAGTACGGGCTGAAAAAAGATGCTGCGGCAGCAGAACTCATGAGCGCACAGGCCAAATTACCCGTCTTGGCTGCAAACGAAGAAACGCAACTTAAAAGTATCGAGGTCATAAAAGCCCAATTGGCAGGTGCTAAAGCAAGATTGAATCAACAACAAAAAGAATTTGACCGGTATAAGAATCTACTGAATGACGGATCTACAACACAACAAAAATTTGACAACATCAGCGCTTCTTTGGCCATCGCGCAATCGGATTATGATCAGGCAAAAGCGTCTTTGCAAGTGGCAGAATCCAAACTAAATGATTACAGCACACAACGTAATGCCATACAGGCAGAAATAAAGATCAAAGAAACGCTCCTCGCGAGGCAGGAACTGGATATTCGGTATACAGTTATCACTGCACCTTTTGACGGACAAATCGGGAAAAAGACAATTCAGGAAGGGCAACTGATACAACCCGGACAAACTTTGGCATTTTTGGTAAACAAGGCAGAAGAAAAATGGGTAGTCGCAAATTATAAGGAAACACAGGTCGGCAATTTCAGAATTGGGCAAGCGGTATCTATTGAAGTCGATGCTTTTCCGAATGAAAAGTTCGCTGGTGCTATCGAGTCCCTTTCGCCAACCACCGGCTCCCGTTATTCACTGCTTCCTCCCGATAATGCCACGGGCAATTTTGTTAAAATCATACAACGCATTCCTGTTCGGATCAAACTAACCGATACGCCTGAAAAATTAGCAAAGCTCTCTGCAGGAATGAATGCAAATGTTTACGTTTTAAAGGATGAATAA
- a CDS encoding YegP family protein, with protein sequence MGKFVVTTRKNGEYQFNLKAGNGQTILGSEGYSSKASCLNGIESVRKNAQDDGRFEKKTSSNGKWYFNLKASNGQIIGTSEMYESSSGMENGIESVKKNAPSAEVDDQTS encoded by the coding sequence ATGGGAAAATTTGTAGTAACAACCAGAAAGAACGGTGAATATCAGTTTAATCTCAAGGCAGGCAACGGCCAGACGATCCTTGGAAGCGAAGGCTATTCCAGTAAGGCAAGTTGCCTTAACGGTATTGAATCGGTTAGGAAGAATGCACAGGATGACGGTAGGTTCGAAAAGAAAACCTCATCAAATGGGAAGTGGTACTTCAATCTAAAGGCGTCCAACGGACAGATCATCGGAACGAGTGAGATGTACGAGAGCAGTAGTGGTATGGAAAACGGGATTGAGTCGGTTAAGAAAAATGCACCTTCGGCGGAAGTCGATGATCAAACCTCCTAA
- a CDS encoding serine hydrolase domain-containing protein produces the protein MTKYVLLACILIHQVSFSQIRTLNGTQLTAIDFEKKINLAMDSLQVQGMSIAVINNGNVVFNKGFGLSNIDSKKRVTRSTFFEAASLSKPVFAFVVLKLVKEGKLDIDKPLFEYLEADNIEDGRYKRITARMVLSHTTGLPNWSETEKMQLQFVPGTQFSYSGEAYVYLARVIAKLCDADFKNLDAVIQHLVLKKLKLNNFHFIITPKVEKNLADGYKKGQHVKDERDRYHFDPAGGLYANTTNYSRFLIYLMNNEIEFKEMFSPVISLDRNDPVREYFGVDSWTLGMAAVKLNDAIYYWHGGNNLGYTSSFMIDPDKKFGYVYFTNKDQCNEMKKVVENILWK, from the coding sequence ATGACAAAATATGTATTGTTAGCATGTATATTAATACATCAGGTTAGTTTTAGTCAGATTAGAACACTTAACGGTACTCAACTAACAGCGATTGACTTTGAGAAAAAAATAAACCTTGCAATGGATTCACTACAAGTTCAGGGAATGTCAATTGCTGTCATCAATAATGGGAATGTTGTATTTAACAAAGGATTTGGCCTATCAAATATCGATTCTAAGAAAAGGGTGACCAGATCGACTTTTTTTGAAGCAGCGTCTTTATCGAAGCCTGTTTTTGCCTTCGTCGTGCTTAAATTGGTTAAAGAAGGCAAGCTAGACATAGACAAGCCCTTATTTGAGTACTTAGAAGCCGATAATATCGAAGACGGGCGCTACAAAAGAATCACAGCCAGAATGGTTTTAAGCCATACCACCGGTCTGCCCAACTGGAGCGAAACCGAAAAAATGCAGTTACAATTTGTCCCGGGCACACAATTCTCCTATTCAGGCGAAGCATATGTTTATCTTGCCAGAGTGATCGCCAAGCTCTGTGATGCGGATTTTAAAAATTTGGATGCAGTCATTCAACATTTAGTTTTAAAGAAACTAAAGCTGAATAACTTCCATTTTATAATCACACCAAAGGTAGAGAAAAATCTGGCAGACGGTTATAAAAAGGGGCAGCATGTAAAAGACGAAAGAGATAGGTATCATTTTGATCCAGCAGGCGGTTTATATGCAAATACAACAAACTATTCAAGATTCTTAATCTATTTAATGAACAATGAAATAGAATTCAAGGAGATGTTTTCACCTGTCATTTCTTTGGATCGAAACGATCCGGTAAGGGAATACTTCGGAGTTGATTCGTGGACTTTGGGTATGGCTGCTGTGAAATTAAATGATGCTATATATTATTGGCATGGGGGTAATAATTTAGGGTACACCTCTTCATTTATGATTGATCCTGATAAGAAATTTGGCTATGTATATTTTACAAATAAAGACCAGTGCAACGAGATGAAAAAGGTTGTAGAAAATATACTATGGAAATAA
- a CDS encoding AraC family transcriptional regulator → MNYRQTFLQALFIFCEERGLDTGKIAAHSNISIDELNTNPSFPISNEQMDMIWKNIIQISKNELVGLHFGAAMQIAALGVVGQVIQTSNNVKEALQHACMMVGLLTDFYTMSVHEKSETFVITYEKNAGFDKFSTAQNQMGDFLIAFTLYELKGLLIKNLAPLRASFPTYQKDYDREYKHIIKCPLQKSRIYILEFNKEFLNTKIITANYSVQNSLISQVYKLQNPESLSGDFAKKIFNYLITNSYLFTLSIESVACNFNVSVRTLQRKLREERISYIQIVEEVRKTLAIHYITTSPSSVKEISANLGFAEPSSFVRAFKKWLGKTPLEYKNNILVNQDRP, encoded by the coding sequence ATGAATTACAGACAAACATTTTTACAGGCATTGTTTATCTTTTGCGAAGAGAGAGGATTAGATACCGGAAAAATTGCTGCTCACTCAAACATTTCAATAGACGAATTGAACACAAACCCATCCTTTCCGATATCCAATGAGCAGATGGACATGATTTGGAAAAACATTATTCAGATTTCAAAAAATGAGTTGGTAGGGCTACATTTTGGAGCAGCGATGCAAATTGCTGCTCTTGGGGTAGTCGGCCAAGTGATTCAAACGAGCAACAATGTAAAAGAAGCTTTACAGCATGCCTGTATGATGGTAGGCTTACTTACTGATTTTTATACAATGTCAGTTCATGAAAAATCTGAAACTTTTGTTATTACCTATGAGAAAAATGCTGGCTTTGACAAATTTTCAACTGCTCAAAATCAAATGGGTGATTTTTTAATCGCCTTTACACTATATGAGTTAAAAGGATTATTGATTAAAAACCTAGCCCCACTACGTGCGAGTTTTCCTACTTACCAAAAAGATTATGACAGAGAATATAAGCATATTATCAAATGCCCTTTACAGAAAAGCCGTATTTATATTCTGGAATTTAACAAGGAATTTCTAAATACGAAGATCATAACCGCCAATTATAGCGTTCAAAACTCACTTATTAGTCAGGTCTATAAGCTCCAAAATCCGGAATCATTAAGCGGTGATTTTGCAAAGAAGATTTTTAATTACTTGATCACAAACTCTTATCTATTTACCCTTTCAATAGAATCTGTAGCCTGTAATTTTAATGTCAGTGTACGAACACTCCAAAGAAAACTCCGCGAGGAACGTATTTCGTATATACAAATCGTAGAAGAAGTTCGAAAAACGTTAGCCATTCATTACATCACGACGAGTCCATCTTCTGTAAAGGAAATTTCGGCGAATCTGGGCTTTGCTGAACCAAGTAGTTTTGTTAGGGCATTTAAAAAATGGCTGGGAAAAACTCCGTTGGAATACAAAAATAACATTCTTGTGAATCAAGACCGTCCTTGA
- a CDS encoding AraC family transcriptional regulator, with product MEILSQLITIVDQNPDSILVLRQQTEQRLPAHQHDKAQLLLVYGGIAYLQTGEKDFYIPSNHYLWIPKNYPHNLMFNTQDLYIINIYFPDESDDGFYDELGIYPVSKLLAEMLSFSEKWQGDYYKGSWEFEFLSTLRKLLSKEKLKKFSIQLPTTEDQRINEITDSLRSRLNENLTLEDTATRFGMSVRSLTRLFQAKLQITFIQYLKMLRIIRAMELIKDTDLNMTEIAYEIGYSNISAFSNNFHQLTNMRPTEFKMK from the coding sequence ATGGAAATTCTTAGCCAATTAATAACTATAGTGGATCAAAATCCCGATTCAATCCTTGTGCTGCGACAACAGACGGAACAGCGTTTGCCTGCTCATCAGCACGATAAGGCCCAGTTGTTGCTGGTTTATGGGGGGATTGCCTACTTGCAAACAGGTGAAAAAGATTTCTATATTCCATCTAATCATTACCTATGGATACCCAAAAACTACCCCCACAACCTCATGTTTAACACGCAGGATCTATATATTATCAATATCTATTTTCCAGACGAAAGCGATGATGGTTTTTATGATGAATTGGGAATATATCCAGTAAGTAAGCTCTTAGCAGAAATGCTCTCATTTAGCGAGAAATGGCAAGGTGATTATTATAAGGGTTCCTGGGAATTTGAGTTTTTATCAACGCTTAGGAAGCTGCTGTCAAAGGAAAAACTGAAAAAGTTTTCGATACAGCTTCCCACAACAGAAGATCAACGGATAAATGAGATTACGGACAGTCTTAGAAGTAGGCTCAATGAAAATCTCACTTTAGAAGATACAGCAACACGATTCGGTATGAGTGTGCGAAGTTTGACCAGATTATTTCAGGCCAAACTGCAAATCACCTTTATTCAGTATTTAAAAATGCTGCGTATTATCCGGGCTATGGAGTTAATAAAGGATACAGATCTGAATATGACAGAGATAGCCTATGAAATTGGATATTCGAATATATCTGCGTTTAGTAATAATTTTCATCAGCTGACCAATATGAGACCTACTGAATTCAAAATGAAATGA
- a CDS encoding MFS transporter produces the protein MQAHNLPIFKSWVSEWVARSVIFGILMACLFSFAFYGSPVAAMGYYGIQATDVQYAMVVIYGSTVAFLALDFRMVKYFAPRKYLLMALAVNILCCLICFHVKDWTLFVICQFLQGITCALMSGIATQLIFPRLQSVRARVIAYSILYGSIQIAVPFYSIYTSMVVHFFDFNWLFYGFIIILIILTFVILLTMNSNARFTKKMPLYQVDWIGYLFYASFILILGYILVYGRQLGWFDSSLIIKLSLANVVVLSLFITRTVKLKRPLINLQIFKTKNFVIGLLLLFTFYIFKGSTGLAYGYLEVILGNDPLSTIPIWTTVILGTILSMFVTSRFILAGYNLIRIITIGFGTMAIYYAYMIRFVSVQGETVDFILPMFIYGVATGVLFVPIVSFTVSSAPQKIAINASLVGILARFTGFTTSLALSNELQLFAKSGVREKVREALTETNPQLPVTLLDIQNQYMNVGSDMYTSKTASTGYFNQMVGHQILARATRDYYDWMLTGVILVIAVLLLLPQIQHVVLRLRKGNIPY, from the coding sequence ATGCAAGCACATAACCTACCAATTTTCAAATCATGGGTATCTGAGTGGGTGGCGAGATCTGTCATATTTGGCATTCTGATGGCCTGTCTTTTTAGTTTTGCTTTTTATGGCAGTCCAGTAGCAGCTATGGGCTATTACGGCATACAAGCTACCGATGTCCAGTATGCGATGGTCGTTATCTATGGTTCAACCGTAGCTTTCCTGGCACTTGATTTTCGTATGGTAAAATATTTTGCACCAAGAAAATATTTGCTGATGGCCCTCGCCGTGAATATCCTTTGTTGCCTTATCTGCTTTCATGTCAAAGATTGGACATTGTTTGTTATTTGCCAGTTTTTGCAAGGCATTACCTGTGCATTGATGTCAGGAATTGCGACACAGCTTATTTTCCCGCGGCTGCAGTCTGTACGTGCCCGTGTGATTGCTTATAGCATTCTTTACGGCAGTATACAGATCGCTGTACCATTCTACTCCATCTATACGAGTATGGTCGTTCATTTTTTTGATTTTAATTGGCTATTCTACGGATTTATCATCATACTCATCATCCTGACATTTGTCATACTGCTGACGATGAACAGTAACGCCAGATTTACTAAAAAGATGCCATTGTATCAGGTAGATTGGATAGGCTATCTATTTTATGCATCATTTATCTTGATATTAGGATATATTCTTGTCTATGGACGACAATTAGGATGGTTCGATAGTTCTTTAATCATTAAGCTCAGTTTAGCTAATGTAGTTGTTCTTTCTCTTTTTATCACGAGAACAGTAAAACTTAAAAGACCATTAATCAATCTACAGATATTTAAAACAAAGAATTTTGTTATCGGCCTCTTGCTTCTTTTTACATTTTATATTTTCAAAGGAAGTACAGGCCTCGCCTACGGCTATCTTGAAGTGATATTAGGAAATGATCCACTGAGCACCATTCCGATATGGACTACGGTAATTTTAGGAACTATACTGAGTATGTTCGTTACTTCCCGATTCATCTTGGCGGGTTACAACCTAATAAGGATTATTACTATTGGTTTTGGAACGATGGCGATTTATTATGCTTATATGATACGGTTTGTTTCTGTACAGGGAGAGACAGTCGACTTTATTCTGCCAATGTTTATTTATGGTGTGGCAACAGGTGTATTGTTTGTTCCGATTGTTTCATTTACCGTTTCCTCAGCACCCCAAAAGATTGCGATCAATGCCTCGCTTGTTGGTATATTGGCTAGGTTTACAGGATTTACAACAAGTCTGGCACTAAGTAACGAACTTCAGTTATTTGCAAAATCGGGAGTTCGGGAAAAGGTCCGCGAAGCACTCACGGAAACCAACCCTCAATTACCAGTAACTTTACTGGATATCCAAAACCAATATATGAATGTGGGTAGCGATATGTATACGTCAAAAACAGCATCCACAGGCTATTTCAATCAAATGGTCGGGCATCAAATATTAGCTCGTGCCACCAGAGATTACTATGATTGGATGTTAACAGGCGTAATCTTGGTAATTGCTGTTCTGCTCCTCTTGCCACAGATTCAACATGTTGTTTTGAGATTAAGGAAAGGTAATATTCCCTATTAG
- a CDS encoding RidA family protein, which translates to MNRIFILILMLACFSCSSKMETIRVTHSGVPKPIGPYSHSTSYGNVIFVSGQIGIDQKTNMLKDGVEQQTVQIMENLKTILADNQSDIEHITKTTIFLTDMKYFEKVNEIYAKYFHGHFPARTTIEVASLPRNANIEIECIAVKR; encoded by the coding sequence ATGAACAGAATTTTTATACTTATCCTAATGCTGGCATGTTTTTCCTGCAGTTCAAAAATGGAGACCATAAGGGTAACACATAGCGGGGTGCCAAAACCAATAGGTCCCTATAGTCATTCCACAAGTTATGGTAATGTTATTTTTGTATCAGGCCAGATTGGCATAGACCAAAAAACAAATATGCTAAAAGATGGTGTTGAACAACAAACGGTTCAGATTATGGAAAATCTAAAGACCATCTTAGCGGATAATCAATCCGATATTGAGCACATTACCAAGACAACGATATTTTTGACAGACATGAAATATTTTGAAAAGGTCAATGAGATTTATGCTAAATATTTTCACGGGCATTTTCCAGCAAGGACCACTATTGAGGTGGCTTCTTTACCGAGGAATGCCAATATTGAGATTGAGTGTATAGCTGTTAAAAGGTAA
- a CDS encoding RNA polymerase sigma factor, with product MDALKTWNSIKTGDRDSFLALYDSVYTALFRYGLKINADREVVKESIHILFCDLWEKREKLPILTTDPKYYLFVWLKRVIYKQRANQNTPLEDLLHTPVEDSIESQKIAIEETLERDQALHDALGKLTKKQHHYIELKFFHNKSYAEIADMENAALRTVYNVVYEAIKKLKGSLSVVIVFILNFSK from the coding sequence TTGGATGCACTAAAAACATGGAACTCGATTAAAACTGGCGATAGAGACAGTTTTTTAGCCTTATACGACTCGGTATATACAGCCCTGTTCCGCTACGGATTGAAAATTAATGCCGACCGTGAAGTTGTAAAAGAATCCATCCATATCTTATTCTGTGACCTATGGGAAAAGCGTGAAAAATTACCCATACTAACTACAGATCCAAAATATTATCTCTTTGTATGGCTAAAGCGCGTGATCTACAAACAGCGAGCTAATCAAAATACACCACTGGAAGATCTTTTGCACACACCTGTGGAGGATTCGATCGAATCGCAAAAAATTGCCATTGAGGAAACATTGGAACGAGATCAGGCACTACACGATGCGTTGGGCAAGCTGACAAAAAAACAGCATCACTATATTGAGCTAAAATTTTTCCATAATAAGAGTTATGCGGAAATCGCCGACATGGAGAATGCAGCACTAAGAACAGTTTACAACGTTGTTTATGAAGCAATCAAAAAATTAAAGGGTTCATTATCAGTGGTTATTGTTTTTATTTTAAATTTTTCCAAATAA
- a CDS encoding methyltransferase type 11 produces the protein MMYGKMKVVEIFKTNVSTEKEARDTTRSLLRRYPIYKINFDLEDEENILRVEAHKLKVETAEIIKYMIELGYNCERIE, from the coding sequence ATGATGTACGGAAAAATGAAAGTCGTTGAAATATTTAAAACCAATGTCTCAACCGAAAAAGAGGCTCGGGATACAACACGCTCACTTTTAAGACGGTATCCAATTTATAAAATAAACTTTGACCTTGAAGATGAGGAAAATATCCTTAGAGTTGAGGCTCATAAACTTAAGGTTGAAACCGCCGAAATAATTAAGTATATGATTGAACTGGGGTATAACTGCGAGCGAATAGAATAA
- a CDS encoding TolC family protein, with amino-acid sequence MKDKIIKPDKDFELAIQAKKSEQTSRHPDKEMDRAYVYRLSCAYSSPFMPMIDLSFAFDELKKLLKQWPAKRKKKPVTAPLLGILLLFFVQSVYAQHAEIIHPLSLEEIWKIAEANNRDLKLSDLNVQQSKIEILEAKDHLLPEFSAGGDVKLNSKFLIYDNGLFSSPQDVPIKGYGYGVGYNLNLNLFNGGKDKRNIVMKKEEGVRKLYEVELQKQSVKYHVAVAYFDLYKFLHFYDFLDAETEAEKKQLTLIESLHKNGTVLKSDVLRTSVKLSQLELALSDVKKKIAIAKQHLNILMGREIDTELAIKHADTIELNAITEGDYKDYVDIAFNKSPSYKMVNSDIKWSKLNVKQMKATLWPKVSLYSNYNYTYPQISFYPYSNDLWGFGQTGIKVQFSIDNLYKSKHSIARAQTVSNQAKEKAEMKKDEISLQVKEAYLQQQQALESVETAEQNIIKTTETLRVIRSSYLNQESLLTDLLEAENALLEAKFNLTTAQTNVQVSHIRLLAIVGIL; translated from the coding sequence ATGAAAGATAAAATCATAAAACCTGATAAAGATTTTGAACTTGCAATACAAGCCAAAAAATCTGAACAGACATCACGTCATCCGGATAAAGAAATGGATAGAGCCTACGTCTATCGGCTGTCCTGTGCTTATTCTAGTCCCTTTATGCCCATGATAGATTTAAGCTTCGCTTTTGATGAGCTGAAAAAGCTGTTAAAACAATGGCCCGCAAAGAGAAAGAAGAAACCAGTCACAGCCCCACTTTTGGGCATACTGTTGCTATTTTTTGTACAATCCGTGTATGCTCAGCATGCAGAAATCATCCACCCCCTAAGTTTGGAAGAAATATGGAAAATCGCCGAAGCTAACAACCGGGACCTGAAACTATCGGATCTAAATGTTCAGCAAAGTAAAATAGAAATATTGGAAGCCAAAGATCATTTGCTGCCGGAATTTTCAGCAGGTGGCGATGTAAAACTCAATTCCAAATTTTTGATCTATGACAACGGATTATTCTCATCTCCGCAGGATGTACCTATAAAAGGCTATGGATACGGAGTGGGTTACAACTTAAACCTTAACCTCTTCAATGGCGGTAAAGACAAAAGAAACATCGTCATGAAAAAGGAAGAAGGGGTACGAAAACTGTATGAAGTGGAGCTACAAAAGCAAAGCGTAAAATACCATGTAGCAGTTGCCTATTTCGATCTGTATAAATTTCTGCACTTCTATGATTTTCTTGACGCCGAAACTGAAGCAGAGAAAAAACAGCTGACACTGATTGAAAGCCTGCATAAAAACGGTACTGTGCTAAAAAGTGATGTACTGAGAACTTCCGTCAAATTATCGCAGCTGGAGCTGGCTCTTTCCGATGTCAAAAAAAAGATTGCAATCGCCAAGCAACACCTCAATATACTGATGGGCCGTGAAATTGATACCGAGCTAGCAATAAAACATGCGGATACAATTGAATTAAACGCCATCACAGAAGGTGACTACAAAGATTATGTAGATATCGCTTTTAACAAGTCTCCGTCATATAAAATGGTGAATAGCGACATCAAATGGAGTAAGCTGAACGTTAAACAGATGAAAGCTACGCTATGGCCAAAAGTCTCTCTGTATTCCAATTACAATTATACGTATCCGCAGATTTCCTTTTATCCCTATTCGAATGATTTATGGGGATTTGGTCAGACAGGAATTAAAGTTCAGTTTTCCATCGATAATCTATACAAGAGCAAGCATTCCATTGCTCGTGCCCAGACTGTCAGCAATCAGGCAAAGGAAAAAGCAGAAATGAAGAAGGATGAAATCTCTCTTCAGGTAAAAGAGGCTTATTTACAGCAACAACAGGCTTTGGAGAGCGTGGAAACAGCTGAGCAAAATATCATTAAAACCACTGAAACCTTACGTGTTATCAGAAGCAGCTACTTAAATCAGGAATCTCTTCTGACCGATCTTCTGGAGGCCGAAAATGCTTTATTGGAAGCTAAATTTAATCTGACAACAGCACAGACAAACGTACAAGTAAGCCATATCAGATTATTGGCAATAGTAGGAATTCTCTAA
- a CDS encoding siderophore-interacting protein: protein MNLEERIFTKLFMNWATVIGKKEIAEKVFHFTLEVSINFTGLIPGQHLRLLLFPNQKGKLRDRVRTYSIWRCQCDGKKSYIDIAVCAHTDGPGSKWAEITEVGSQVLISRPLGKFTLDTTKSKHLFIGDITALSHFYCFTHHLTPQQEIDGIIYGKDEKQLFTDFNGTLGFTFQKTANGTDTSLLAYYRSLKIGRDTRVYIGGDGHLCIALNNLFVKELGLPRKQLKVKPFWILGKTGLE, encoded by the coding sequence ATGAACTTAGAAGAAAGAATATTCACCAAATTATTTATGAATTGGGCAACTGTAATTGGAAAAAAAGAAATTGCAGAGAAAGTATTCCATTTCACCCTGGAGGTAAGTATCAATTTCACCGGATTAATCCCGGGACAGCATCTCAGATTACTCCTGTTCCCGAATCAAAAAGGCAAACTGCGAGACCGTGTTCGGACATACTCCATTTGGCGTTGCCAGTGTGATGGAAAGAAAAGTTATATAGATATTGCTGTGTGCGCACATACGGATGGTCCGGGTAGCAAATGGGCCGAAATTACAGAAGTCGGCAGTCAGGTCCTCATTTCCAGACCGCTCGGTAAATTTACATTAGATACCACCAAGTCTAAACACCTCTTTATAGGAGATATTACCGCCTTGTCACATTTCTATTGTTTTACGCATCATCTCACACCGCAACAGGAGATAGACGGAATCATTTATGGAAAAGACGAAAAACAATTGTTTACTGATTTTAACGGAACACTTGGCTTTACTTTTCAAAAAACAGCAAATGGAACTGACACAAGCTTACTTGCATACTATAGGAGTTTGAAAATTGGGCGCGATACTAGGGTTTATATTGGAGGGGATGGCCACTTGTGCATAGCACTAAACAACCTGTTTGTAAAGGAATTAGGTCTACCCCGTAAACAATTGAAAGTAAAACCATTTTGGATATTAGGAAAAACCGGTTTGGAGTAG